In Vagococcus hydrophili, one DNA window encodes the following:
- the parC gene encoding DNA topoisomerase IV subunit A, producing the protein MSERHGIQKLTLEEIMGDRFGRYSKYIIQDRALPDIRDGLKPVQRRILYSMNKDGNTYEKAFRKSAKSVGNIMGNYHPHGDSSIYEAMVRMSQDWKLRNPLIEMHGNNGSMDGDPPAAMRYTEARLSELSGELLTDIEKETVDFVWNFDDTEKEPTVLPAKYPNLLVNGSTGISAGYATEIPTHNLGEIIDGTIHLIDHPNASLDKLMEFIPGPDFPTGGILQGKKELKKAYETGKGKVNLRSKTSIEPLKAGREQIVITEIPYEVNKAVLVKKMDEMRLNRRLEGISEVRDESDRTGLRIVVELKKEVDATAVLNFLFKNTDLQINYNFNMVAINNLRPEQVGLQAILGAYISHRKTVIRKRSEFELKKAKNRQHIVSGLIKALSILDQVIATIRGSKDKKDAKMNLVASYAFTEEQAEAIVSLQLYRLTNTDITALEKENQELAELIEKLMQILNNEKELLNVMKSELRAVKKQYQTPRLTKLEEEIEEITIETAVLIPQEDVMVSITKEGYAKRSSLRSFGASKDDVIEMKETDSLVFSGQLNTHNHLLIATNKGNMIYRQVHELADKKWKDVGEHFSLTITSLDANERIIGVFPYTEITENLQFVFATKEGMIKRTNMSEFNVWRTYKSRPTLGMKLKTETDEVIAVELIDGMQSKDVLLVTHLAFGLYYDLEEVPVVGAKASGVKAINLKDQDFVVNGLILDKNEKSTITLVTQRGSVKRMKVNELSKLGRAKRGLMVLRELKSNPHRVFAVVKNVENQLINIQTESNSVYTVDYKDLGINDRQSNGSFVNDEKVDGSIIEVSTKIVE; encoded by the coding sequence ATGAGTGAACGACATGGTATTCAAAAGTTAACTCTAGAAGAAATTATGGGTGATCGTTTTGGACGATACTCTAAATATATTATTCAAGACAGAGCATTACCTGATATTAGAGATGGATTAAAACCAGTACAACGCCGTATTTTATATTCAATGAACAAAGACGGCAATACATACGAAAAAGCTTTCCGTAAATCAGCTAAATCTGTGGGGAATATTATGGGTAATTACCATCCTCATGGGGATAGCAGTATTTATGAAGCAATGGTTCGTATGAGTCAAGATTGGAAGTTACGTAATCCTTTAATTGAAATGCACGGAAACAACGGGAGTATGGACGGAGATCCACCTGCTGCCATGCGTTATACGGAAGCGCGTCTTTCTGAATTAAGTGGGGAACTATTAACGGATATCGAAAAAGAGACCGTTGATTTTGTTTGGAACTTTGATGACACAGAAAAAGAACCAACTGTTTTACCAGCGAAATATCCAAATCTTTTAGTTAATGGTTCAACAGGGATTTCTGCAGGTTACGCGACAGAAATTCCAACTCATAATTTAGGAGAAATCATTGATGGAACAATTCATTTGATTGACCATCCTAATGCTTCTTTAGATAAATTAATGGAGTTTATTCCTGGACCAGATTTTCCAACAGGTGGGATTTTACAAGGGAAAAAAGAACTTAAAAAAGCGTATGAAACAGGTAAAGGAAAAGTTAACTTACGTTCTAAAACAAGTATCGAACCTTTAAAAGCTGGACGTGAACAAATCGTTATTACAGAAATTCCTTACGAAGTGAATAAAGCTGTTTTGGTTAAAAAAATGGATGAAATGCGTTTAAACCGTCGCTTAGAAGGTATATCTGAAGTTCGTGACGAAAGTGACCGTACAGGACTTAGAATCGTTGTGGAGCTTAAAAAAGAAGTGGATGCTACTGCAGTTTTGAACTTCTTATTTAAAAACACTGATTTACAAATTAACTATAACTTTAATATGGTAGCTATTAATAATTTACGCCCTGAACAAGTGGGATTACAAGCTATTTTAGGTGCTTATATTAGTCATAGAAAAACAGTTATTAGAAAACGCAGTGAGTTTGAACTGAAAAAAGCGAAGAATCGTCAACATATTGTGAGCGGTCTGATTAAAGCTTTATCTATTTTGGATCAAGTGATTGCGACAATTCGAGGTAGTAAAGATAAAAAAGATGCAAAAATGAATTTAGTGGCTTCTTATGCTTTTACAGAAGAACAAGCTGAAGCAATCGTATCATTACAACTTTACCGTTTAACGAATACAGATATCACCGCATTAGAGAAAGAAAACCAAGAATTAGCTGAATTAATTGAAAAATTAATGCAGATTTTAAATAATGAAAAAGAACTTCTTAATGTGATGAAATCTGAGTTAAGAGCAGTTAAAAAGCAATACCAAACACCAAGATTAACTAAACTTGAAGAAGAAATCGAAGAAATCACGATTGAAACGGCTGTTTTAATTCCTCAAGAAGATGTGATGGTAAGCATAACTAAAGAAGGCTATGCTAAACGTAGTAGTTTAAGATCATTTGGAGCATCAAAAGACGATGTTATTGAGATGAAAGAAACAGATAGCCTTGTCTTTAGTGGACAATTAAATACGCATAATCATCTGTTGATCGCAACGAATAAAGGAAATATGATTTACCGTCAAGTTCATGAATTAGCTGATAAAAAATGGAAAGATGTTGGTGAGCATTTCTCTCTAACTATCACATCATTAGATGCTAATGAAAGAATTATCGGTGTCTTCCCGTACACAGAAATCACAGAGAATCTTCAATTTGTCTTTGCGACGAAAGAAGGTATGATTAAACGAACTAATATGAGTGAGTTTAATGTTTGGAGAACGTATAAGAGTCGCCCGACTTTAGGCATGAAATTAAAAACAGAAACAGATGAAGTGATTGCAGTTGAACTGATTGATGGTATGCAAAGTAAAGATGTCTTATTAGTAACACATTTAGCCTTTGGTCTATATTATGACTTAGAGGAAGTTCCAGTTGTTGGAGCAAAAGCTTCAGGGGTTAAAGCTATTAACCTTAAAGATCAAGATTTTGTAGTCAACGGTTTAATTTTAGATAAAAATGAAAAATCAACCATTACTTTAGTGACTCAAAGAGGCTCAGTCAAACGAATGAAAGTCAATGAACTAAGTAAATTAGGTCGAGCAAAACGTGGCTTAATGGTGCTGCGTGAGTTGAAGAGTAATCCACACCGTGTCTTTGCTGTTGTGAAGAATGTTGAGAATCAATTAATTAATATCCAAACAGAATCAAATTCTGTTTATACAGTAGATTACAAGGATTTGGGAATCAATGACCGCCAATCTAACGGTTCATTTGTTAATGATGAAAAAGTAGATGGTTCTATAATTGAAGTAAGTACTAAAATTGTTGAGTAA
- a CDS encoding histidine phosphatase family protein, protein MSMKTIYLIRHGQTLFNLQHKIQGFCDSPLTLLGIEQAKIAGNYFRDNEILLDEAHTSTSERAIDTLQLISNLPFKTHKNLREWNFGDYEGEGEHLNPPLPYNDFFVQFNGESQEHVADRINKAIQDIVFSSHNQHILIVSHDAAIANFYRVWESFSSVKRESSIKNCSILKYEVQDAAFVLKEIINHDYSHLN, encoded by the coding sequence ATATCAATGAAGACAATTTATCTTATCAGACATGGTCAAACGCTCTTTAACTTGCAGCATAAAATTCAAGGGTTCTGTGACTCCCCGTTGACACTCTTAGGGATCGAACAAGCAAAAATTGCTGGAAATTATTTTCGTGATAACGAAATCTTACTTGATGAAGCTCATACTTCAACTTCTGAGAGGGCAATTGACACCTTACAACTTATTTCCAACCTTCCTTTTAAAACACATAAGAATTTAAGAGAATGGAATTTTGGTGACTATGAGGGGGAAGGCGAACATCTTAATCCTCCCCTCCCATACAATGATTTTTTTGTTCAATTCAACGGTGAATCTCAAGAACACGTAGCAGATAGAATTAACAAAGCGATTCAAGATATCGTTTTTTCTTCTCATAACCAACATATCCTAATTGTTTCTCACGATGCTGCTATTGCTAATTTTTACCGTGTTTGGGAATCCTTTAGTTCAGTTAAGCGAGAATCTAGCATTAAAAACTGTTCTATTTTAAAATATGAGGTTCAAGACGCGGCGTTTGTTTTAAAAGAGATTATTAATCACGATTATTCTCATCTAAACTAA
- the pflB gene encoding formate C-acetyltransferase: MGHWDGFKGDKWRTSVDVRDFIQKNYTEYKGDDSFLEPAAESTEKLWERLQELFEVQHEKNGVYDMDTNIPATITSHEPGYLIKEEETIVGLQTDVPLKQAFMPYGGINMANNALVSNGYEMDDEMTKIFSDWRKTHNQGVFDAYTPEMRAARKNKIITGLPDAYGRGRIIGDYRRLALYGIDFLIAEKKKDLSNVGNKVMMDDIIRLREEVSEQIRALADIKEMATYYGFDISAPAKNAQEAIQWTYFGYLAAIKSQNGAAMSIGRISAFLDIYIQRDLDNGVITENQAQEMIDHLIMKLRMVKFARTPEYNQLFSGYPIWATLSIAGMGVDGRSLVTKSDFRILHTLINMGPSPEPNLTVLYSSHLPEGFRTFASHIAKESSSIQFENDDLLRANWGSDDCAIACCVSATVMGHDMQFFGARANLAKAVLYAINGGVDEKTKAQVGPKFRPMTGDTLDYNEFVERYKDIMDWLAELYVNTLNVIHFMHDKYAYEAPQLAFMETELKRTFATGIAGISHATDSMMAIKHGNVKVIRDEDGLAVDYVPANEFPTYGNDNAEADACANWILEYFMTQIKRQHTYRNSTPTTSLLTITSNVVYGKATGNTPDGRRAGKPLAPGANPSYQDGKFLGEKNGLLASLNSTAKLEYTNAQDGISNTQTINPNGLGKDDATRVNNLRNVMDGYFDNGGYHLNVNVFTTDLLLDAQAHPEKYPNLTIRVSGYAVKFRDLSPEQQADVISRTAHDRM; the protein is encoded by the coding sequence ATGGGACATTGGGATGGATTTAAAGGCGACAAATGGCGTACAAGTGTGGATGTTAGAGATTTTATTCAAAAAAACTACACTGAATACAAAGGTGATGACAGTTTCTTAGAGCCAGCTGCTGAAAGTACTGAAAAATTATGGGAAAGATTACAAGAATTATTCGAAGTACAACACGAAAAAAATGGTGTGTACGATATGGATACAAATATCCCTGCTACAATTACATCACATGAACCAGGTTATTTAATCAAAGAAGAAGAAACAATTGTTGGTTTACAAACTGACGTACCATTGAAACAAGCATTTATGCCTTATGGTGGTATTAATATGGCAAACAACGCATTAGTATCTAATGGATACGAAATGGACGACGAAATGACAAAAATCTTCTCTGATTGGAGAAAAACTCATAACCAAGGTGTATTCGACGCTTATACTCCTGAAATGAGAGCTGCTCGTAAAAATAAAATTATTACAGGTCTTCCAGATGCTTACGGACGTGGACGTATTATCGGTGATTACCGTCGTTTAGCTTTATACGGTATTGATTTCTTAATCGCTGAAAAGAAAAAAGATTTATCTAACGTTGGTAACAAAGTAATGATGGATGACATCATCCGCTTAAGAGAAGAAGTTTCTGAACAAATCAGAGCTTTAGCAGACATTAAAGAAATGGCTACTTATTACGGATTTGATATTTCTGCACCAGCTAAAAATGCTCAAGAAGCGATCCAATGGACTTACTTTGGTTACTTAGCAGCTATTAAATCTCAAAATGGAGCAGCTATGTCAATCGGACGTATCTCAGCCTTCTTAGATATTTATATCCAACGTGACTTAGACAACGGTGTAATCACTGAAAATCAAGCACAAGAAATGATTGATCATTTAATCATGAAATTACGTATGGTTAAATTTGCTCGTACGCCTGAGTACAACCAATTATTCTCTGGTTACCCAATTTGGGCTACTTTATCAATCGCTGGTATGGGTGTTGACGGTCGTTCATTAGTAACTAAGAGTGATTTCCGTATTTTACATACTTTAATCAACATGGGACCATCTCCAGAACCAAACTTAACAGTGTTATATTCTTCTCATTTACCAGAAGGATTCAGAACATTTGCTTCTCATATTGCAAAAGAAAGTTCTTCAATCCAATTTGAAAATGATGATTTATTAAGAGCTAACTGGGGATCAGATGATTGTGCGATTGCTTGTTGTGTGTCTGCAACAGTTATGGGTCACGATATGCAATTCTTCGGCGCACGTGCTAACTTAGCTAAAGCAGTTCTTTATGCTATCAATGGTGGTGTGGACGAAAAAACTAAAGCACAAGTTGGACCTAAATTCCGCCCAATGACAGGTGACACTTTAGATTACAACGAATTTGTAGAACGTTACAAAGACATCATGGATTGGTTAGCAGAATTATATGTTAATACATTAAACGTGATTCACTTCATGCATGATAAATACGCTTATGAAGCACCACAATTAGCCTTCATGGAAACTGAATTAAAACGTACTTTCGCTACAGGTATTGCTGGTATTTCTCATGCAACAGATAGCATGATGGCAATCAAACATGGTAACGTTAAAGTTATCCGCGACGAAGATGGTTTAGCAGTTGATTACGTTCCAGCAAACGAATTCCCAACTTACGGAAATGACAATGCTGAAGCAGATGCATGTGCTAACTGGATTTTAGAATACTTCATGACACAAATTAAACGTCAACATACTTACCGTAACTCAACACCAACAACGTCACTTTTAACAATTACTTCAAACGTTGTTTATGGTAAAGCTACAGGTAATACACCTGACGGACGTCGTGCAGGTAAACCACTTGCTCCAGGAGCTAACCCAAGTTACCAAGATGGTAAATTCTTAGGTGAGAAAAATGGTTTATTAGCATCATTAAATTCAACAGCTAAATTAGAATATACTAACGCTCAAGATGGTATTTCAAATACTCAAACAATCAATCCTAATGGTTTAGGTAAAGATGACGCAACTCGCGTTAACAACTTACGTAACGTTATGGATGGCTACTTTGACAATGGTGGTTACCACTTAAACGTTAACGTCTTTACAACAGATTTATTATTAGATGCTCAAGCGCATCCAGAAAAATATCCAAACTTAACAATTCGTGTATCTGGTTATGCCGTTAAATTCCGCGACCTTTCACCAGAACAACAAGCAGACGTTATTTCAAGAACTGCTCACGACAGAATGTAA
- the pflA gene encoding pyruvate formate-lyase-activating protein, translating to MTEKVTGRIHSTENFGTVDGPGVRFIVFMQGCRMRCEFCHNPDTWKINGGREVTTDEILEEALRYKSYWGEKGGITISGGEPLLQPEFITDLFKKAKAHGIHTTIDTCGRPFTYEEPFISQFDELMKYTDLLLFDIKHIDNEAHKKLTKNPNDNILEMAKHLSDINKPVWIRHVLVPFRSDYDEYLIRLDAFIKTLNNVDKVEILPYHTMGRYKWEELGLTYPLEGIDPPTQERVKNAQDILHIQDYTKYQTR from the coding sequence ATGACAGAAAAAGTTACTGGAAGAATTCACTCAACTGAAAATTTTGGGACTGTAGATGGACCGGGAGTTCGTTTTATCGTATTTATGCAAGGATGTCGCATGAGATGCGAGTTTTGTCATAATCCGGACACGTGGAAAATCAATGGTGGACGTGAAGTGACAACTGATGAAATTTTAGAAGAAGCGCTGCGTTATAAGAGTTATTGGGGTGAAAAAGGTGGGATTACAATTAGTGGTGGTGAACCACTTTTACAACCTGAATTTATCACTGATTTGTTTAAAAAAGCCAAAGCTCATGGCATCCACACAACCATTGATACTTGTGGTCGACCGTTTACTTATGAGGAACCATTTATTAGTCAATTTGATGAGTTGATGAAATACACAGATTTACTGTTATTTGATATTAAACACATTGACAATGAAGCACATAAAAAATTAACAAAAAATCCAAATGATAATATCTTAGAAATGGCAAAACATTTATCTGATATTAACAAACCAGTTTGGATTAGACACGTCTTAGTCCCATTCAGAAGTGATTATGATGAATATTTAATTCGTTTAGACGCATTTATCAAAACGTTGAATAACGTGGATAAAGTTGAAATTTTACCTTATCACACAATGGGGCGCTACAAGTGGGAAGAGTTAGGGTTAACATATCCTTTAGAAGGAATCGATCCACCTACTCAGGAACGCGTGAAAAATGCACAAGATATCTTGCATATCCAAGATTATACAAAATATCAAACGAGATAG
- a CDS encoding DMT family transporter produces the protein MNRSWLLILVAAVFEVMWVVGLKHASTPLEWGGTVIAIFVSFYLMIKAGEKLPVGTVYAVFVGLGTTGTILVDAFVFKQPVGAMTVVFLVILLIGVMGLKLSSGGKEESEGK, from the coding sequence ATGAATCGTAGTTGGTTATTAATTTTAGTCGCAGCAGTATTTGAGGTGATGTGGGTTGTTGGTTTAAAACACGCATCAACTCCACTTGAATGGGGAGGAACAGTTATTGCTATTTTTGTAAGTTTTTATTTAATGATTAAAGCAGGGGAGAAGCTACCTGTTGGAACAGTTTATGCAGTATTCGTTGGACTGGGCACAACAGGAACGATTTTAGTAGATGCTTTTGTCTTTAAACAACCAGTTGGTGCAATGACAGTTGTCTTCTTAGTAATTTTATTAATTGGTGTAATGGGACTTAAATTATCATCTGGTGGTAAAGAAGAAAGTGAGGGGAAATAA
- a CDS encoding DMT family transporter: MAWISLVFAGIFEMLGVNSINQYVSEKSKKNLIKLIIMFGMSFLLLSYSIESLPMSTAYAVWTGIGASGGAILGIIFYKEPKDPKRLFFIGLILFAAVGLKLIS; this comes from the coding sequence ATGGCTTGGATTAGTCTAGTTTTTGCCGGTATTTTTGAAATGCTGGGTGTGAATAGTATCAATCAGTATGTAAGTGAGAAATCAAAGAAAAATTTGATTAAGTTAATTATTATGTTTGGTATGAGTTTCTTACTCCTTTCTTATTCCATCGAAAGTTTACCAATGAGTACAGCTTACGCAGTCTGGACAGGAATTGGGGCATCAGGTGGGGCAATTCTAGGAATTATTTTCTATAAAGAACCAAAAGATCCGAAGCGTTTATTCTTTATCGGTTTAATTCTTTTCGCTGCGGTTGGTTTAAAATTAATTAGTTAA
- a CDS encoding GNAT family N-acetyltransferase, which produces MVENVSLVKPSMAFEKEILDYKDEFTDYIHGSSSLVEFETISDWLEYLKLSENKETIPNKNFVPCKEYMLVNNDSKKVLGLLNLRLELNDYLTKIGGHIGYSVAPSER; this is translated from the coding sequence ATGGTAGAAAATGTTAGTTTAGTAAAACCAAGTATGGCTTTTGAAAAAGAAATTTTAGATTATAAAGATGAATTTACGGATTATATCCACGGATCAAGTTCTCTTGTTGAGTTTGAAACGATTAGCGACTGGTTGGAATACTTAAAATTATCAGAAAACAAAGAAACCATTCCGAATAAAAATTTTGTTCCCTGTAAGGAATATATGTTAGTTAACAATGACAGTAAAAAAGTTTTAGGTCTATTAAATTTGAGACTAGAACTTAATGATTATTTAACTAAAATTGGGGGACATATCGGTTATTCGGTTGCACCTTCTGAAAGATGA
- a CDS encoding GNAT family N-acetyltransferase: MAKEHQITSVLLTCDDDNLGSAGVIENNGAILENKVYIEEEKVWVRRYWLKNN; encoded by the coding sequence TTGGCTAAGGAACACCAAATTACTTCAGTTCTATTGACTTGTGATGATGATAATCTTGGTTCAGCAGGAGTTATTGAAAACAATGGTGCTATCTTGGAGAATAAAGTTTATATTGAAGAAGAAAAAGTTTGGGTAAGAAGATATTGGCTTAAAAATAATTAA
- a CDS encoding manganese-dependent inorganic pyrophosphatase, which produces MSKVLVFGHQNPDTDAITSAISYAYLQKKLGVDAEAVALGTPNEETAFALNYFNVEAPRVIETAKNEVDSVMLVDHNEVQQSVSDIKELEVLAVVDHHRIANFETANPLYYRGEPVGCTNTIILKLYKEHGIEIPKNIAGLMLSAIVSDSLLFKSPTCTEEDVKAAKELADIADVDVNVYGLDMLKAGTNLADKTALQLIDADAKSFPMGGKNLRIGQVNTVDVNDVLSRQAELEAEMAKQNELNGFDMFVLVVTNILESDSVVLVVGEPKEKVETAFGVKLENNTAVLSGVVSRKKQVVPPLTNAFN; this is translated from the coding sequence ATGTCAAAAGTATTAGTTTTCGGACATCAAAACCCAGATACAGATGCGATTACATCTGCTATTTCATATGCTTACTTACAAAAAAAATTAGGGGTAGACGCTGAAGCCGTTGCTTTAGGAACACCCAATGAAGAAACAGCTTTCGCACTTAATTATTTTAACGTTGAAGCACCTCGCGTGATTGAAACAGCTAAAAACGAAGTGGATAGCGTAATGTTAGTGGATCATAACGAAGTGCAACAAAGTGTTTCTGATATTAAAGAATTAGAAGTTTTAGCCGTTGTGGATCATCACAGAATCGCAAACTTTGAAACAGCGAACCCTTTATACTACAGAGGCGAGCCAGTTGGTTGTACGAACACAATCATCTTAAAATTATATAAAGAACATGGCATTGAAATTCCAAAAAATATTGCTGGTTTAATGCTTTCAGCGATTGTTTCTGATTCATTATTATTCAAATCACCAACATGTACAGAAGAAGACGTAAAAGCAGCGAAAGAATTAGCTGACATTGCTGACGTGGACGTGAATGTTTACGGTTTAGATATGTTAAAAGCAGGTACTAACCTGGCTGATAAAACTGCCTTACAATTGATTGATGCAGATGCTAAATCATTCCCAATGGGTGGCAAAAACTTACGTATTGGTCAAGTGAATACAGTAGATGTTAACGATGTATTATCTCGTCAAGCAGAACTTGAAGCTGAAATGGCTAAACAAAATGAATTGAATGGTTTTGATATGTTTGTCTTAGTTGTTACAAACATTTTAGAAAGTGATTCAGTTGTTCTTGTGGTTGGAGAGCCTAAAGAAAAAGTAGAAACAGCTTTCGGTGTTAAATTAGAAAACAACACGGCAGTACTTAGTGGTGTGGTTTCACGTAAAAAACAAGTGGTACCTCCATTAACAAACGCATTTAACTAA
- a CDS encoding DUF1803 domain-containing protein — MLIKLNNEPFDVEKHQLMMLPIFEEILDYLLTHQNQEVTLREIKRNISETTNMDHLIDEMIKDGFVSRHHGRYEYAGNFISADEQGNLINQVHRFLENIEINSLKEELNNKPAEERYLSVLHQLFKNGTSSDLTVYETTENAKRWLKLPTRYTEVTGKKATFFSFGTYQPYYSNNLSDYFNYLKLNHNDLPDEFLSIRKRIGDVNPSYFINYCERKLRRLEKGKEAAVNKADIFMETLYEMDYLKVEQEKYLFNLTRLPLNFELPSLVGLRDKLKNKLQDISCDEKEVDFMISCLVLEWLVDQNLIHDFKKYHGVL, encoded by the coding sequence TTGTTAATTAAATTAAACAATGAGCCTTTTGATGTTGAAAAGCATCAATTGATGATGTTGCCAATTTTTGAAGAGATACTTGACTATTTATTGACGCATCAAAATCAAGAAGTGACATTACGGGAAATTAAAAGAAATATTTCTGAAACAACCAACATGGATCATTTGATTGATGAAATGATAAAGGATGGATTCGTTTCACGACATCATGGGCGTTATGAATACGCAGGGAATTTCATTTCAGCTGATGAACAGGGTAATTTAATTAATCAAGTGCATCGTTTTTTAGAAAATATAGAAATTAACTCATTAAAAGAAGAGTTAAATAATAAACCAGCAGAAGAACGTTATCTGTCTGTGTTGCACCAACTCTTTAAAAATGGCACATCGTCTGACTTAACGGTTTATGAAACAACTGAAAACGCCAAGAGATGGCTAAAACTCCCAACGAGGTACACAGAGGTTACTGGTAAAAAAGCAACATTCTTTTCTTTTGGAACGTACCAACCTTATTATTCAAATAACCTATCTGATTATTTTAATTATTTGAAATTAAATCACAATGATTTGCCAGATGAATTTCTATCAATTAGAAAAAGAATTGGTGACGTTAATCCTAGTTACTTTATCAATTATTGTGAACGTAAACTGCGAAGACTGGAAAAAGGTAAAGAAGCAGCAGTCAACAAAGCTGATATTTTCATGGAAACTTTATATGAGATGGATTACTTAAAAGTTGAACAGGAAAAATATCTGTTTAATCTGACTCGGTTACCATTGAATTTTGAGTTACCTAGTCTTGTGGGTCTGAGAGATAAACTAAAAAATAAGTTGCAAGATATTTCTTGTGATGAAAAAGAAGTTGATTTTATGATCTCTTGTCTTGTTTTAGAGTGGTTAGTCGATCAAAATTTAATTCACGACTTCAAAAAATATCACGGTGTGCTATAA
- a CDS encoding thioredoxin family protein has product MFKKIESIEEIRKIIASNEFTFVYFTQPNCSVCHGLKPQVESKLKEFEHEMTFIEVDAVEVPQVSGEFAVMTAPVILLFVEGKEYMRKARFIPVQELYHDVKKIIEGMTSARSIERV; this is encoded by the coding sequence ATGTTTAAAAAAATAGAATCTATCGAAGAAATACGAAAGATAATCGCTTCAAATGAATTTACTTTTGTTTATTTTACTCAACCAAATTGTAGTGTTTGTCATGGATTGAAACCGCAAGTTGAGAGTAAATTGAAAGAATTTGAACATGAGATGACGTTTATCGAGGTCGATGCAGTAGAAGTTCCTCAAGTTTCTGGTGAATTTGCAGTGATGACAGCACCGGTTATTTTATTATTTGTTGAGGGAAAAGAATATATGAGAAAAGCGCGCTTTATTCCAGTTCAAGAATTATATCATGATGTAAAGAAAATCATCGAAGGAATGACGTCTGCCAGATCAATCGAGAGGGTGTAA
- a CDS encoding RluA family pseudouridine synthase gives MELLNYTITDEKGRLDKVLTEAFKQFSRSQIQAWLKSERVTVNNEIARANYKVKVDDKIVIDRPEPQVIEAIAQDIPLDIVYEDDQVMVINKPQGMVVHPSMGHPDGTLVNALMNHSDKLSTINDVIRPGIVHRIDKDTSGLLMVAKNDEAHLYLADQLKERKALRKYVALVHGVIPHEKGSINAPIGRSKENRQKQAVVKDGKPAITHFEVLERFEKFTLVECQLETGRTHQIRVHMDYIGFQIAGDPLYGPKKSLKGNGQFLHARTLGFEHPTSHELMTFESELPEIFVETLEELRKNID, from the coding sequence ATGGAATTATTAAATTATACAATTACAGATGAAAAAGGAAGATTGGATAAAGTGTTAACAGAAGCTTTTAAGCAATTTTCAAGATCACAGATTCAAGCATGGTTAAAAAGTGAACGCGTTACCGTTAACAACGAAATCGCTAGAGCTAATTATAAAGTAAAAGTGGATGACAAAATCGTAATTGATCGACCTGAACCACAAGTGATTGAAGCAATCGCTCAAGATATTCCTTTAGATATTGTTTATGAAGATGATCAAGTGATGGTCATTAACAAACCTCAAGGTATGGTTGTTCATCCGTCAATGGGACATCCAGATGGCACTTTGGTTAATGCGTTAATGAACCATAGTGATAAACTTTCTACTATTAATGATGTGATTCGACCAGGTATTGTTCACCGTATTGATAAAGATACGTCCGGACTTTTAATGGTTGCTAAAAATGATGAGGCTCATCTTTATTTGGCGGATCAATTAAAAGAAAGAAAAGCTTTAAGAAAATATGTAGCCCTTGTTCACGGTGTGATTCCTCATGAAAAAGGTTCAATTAATGCACCAATTGGTCGTAGTAAAGAAAATCGTCAGAAACAAGCCGTAGTTAAAGATGGTAAACCAGCGATTACGCATTTTGAAGTCTTAGAACGTTTCGAAAAGTTCACTTTAGTGGAGTGCCAATTAGAGACGGGTAGAACCCATCAAATTCGTGTTCATATGGATTACATTGGTTTCCAAATTGCTGGAGATCCATTATATGGACCTAAGAAAAGCTTAAAAGGAAATGGTCAGTTCCTACATGCGAGAACATTAGGTTTTGAGCACCCAACAAGTCATGAATTAATGACCTTTGAGAGTGAGCTACCAGAAATTTTTGTAGAAACTTTAGAAGAATTACGCAAAAACATTGATTAA